TATGAATATGTTGGCAAATGTTTTTGATATTCTTCCTGGCAGTGGAAAGTACAACTATGTTTGCAACATATTTCTTAAGAAGGATGTACGTCAACTGTTTCTTAAGATGGAAACTGATGAAGCTCGAAAATCTTGGTTGGAGTATAACTATCAGTTACACCTTGAGAAAATGGGATGATTTCATTTCTATGGTTAAATGCTTTTATTGTTTAATGTTCAAATATTATAGTTGGAGTATTGTTAATGTTGTGTTGACATTATGGTTGTGCGTGTAAACTTTATGTATTGTTAatgttgtgttgatgttgtggtTGTATCCTTAGACCTTAtcgttattgttgttgtgttggCTCTAATGAATATGAGAACTTTATGTATTGCTATGATTGTTTTTCTTTGATGGAATAGTAATTTGAGATTTACAATGTGATTTTTCGAAGATAGAAATGAGTGCAATGAAACGATggagtttttaaaaaatcttgaaattggaTTGTTGAAAAAACTTTCATTCATTActaatttgaggcatttccatttTTAGTTAAATGGAGAGTTGGGATATTATCAATGTGGTATCTCCTTATTTAAGTGATTTGTTAGATGACGAAGATCAAGAACTAGAAGAGATTCCGAGAGAACAGAAGGATTGGATGACTTTATATCATATAACAGGTAAATAcattttgatgtattttgaAAGATACATATGCAAAGAACCTTGTCGTACATCAATGCGCTCTGAAAATGAGTTTATCCAAGAGATATTATGAGGAAATGAGACTCGTTGTTATGAAAATTTTCGACTGAAGAAGGCGGTGTTCATTGATCTATCCAATGACCTAACTGATAAATATGGGATTAAACCCACTCATGGCATGTCGATACATGAAATGTTAGGCATATTCTTGATGACTTGTGCACATGGAGTTGGGAATTGAATGATATGAGATATCTTTCAACATTCTGGAGAGACAATTTATAGACACTTTCATAGTGTTTTAAAGGCCGTTTGCAAGCTTGCAAGAGATATTATTCAACCACATCCAAATTATAATGATGGTTGCGATGCTCACAAGCcatgtaaataaaaatatatcccTTTCTTTAAAGTAAGTAACCCGTTTATGTACACCCTTACTagtattgaatatatataaacttttttttttctatcatCAAATtgtcaatttataaaattaaattcatttaaCTAAGATGCTTTAATAGTTATAGCTACTAGCCAACCATATTAAATTTCATTCAACTAAAAAGTTCATGACTACTAACTAATTAACACAGAACAAAATGCACCATGCCTTACTTAAATTAGTagtttaaatattaaatattaaataaatcaaCGTCACATAATTTGTTGAAATATTGTATTCAATCTATCTCTTCTATAAACATCACAATTTTTCTTTGACTCAATCAATTCAATTAATACCCTTTTAAACCTTCTTAATATATTTGCATCAAGTTGGCCAAAATATGGCATAATACTAAAAATCTCTCTTAATTTACATTCACTTCTTGTAGGACTGTATTGGAGCAATTGATGGCACACATGTTAAAGCTAGATTACCGCAAGGTCAAGAGATACCATAAATTAGACGTAAAGGTTATCGTCTCAGAATATTCTTGCCGTTGTTGATTTTAATATGTGTTTTATATTTGCATGGGCTGGGTGAGAAGGAGCATCTCACGATAGTTGTATATTTGCTGAGGCCCTTCGTAGAGAAGAGCTCAACTTTCCCTATCCACGCGGAAACAAATATTATCTAGCTGATTAAGGATATTCACACATGAAAGGATACATGGCTCCATACAAAGGAAATAATGTAAGATATCACCTAGCTGAATTTCGCCATGGTGCAACTCGACAATTGCGAGAGCTAAGAGGATGCATTGAGAAATTTAACTATTTACACTCTTCTTGTAGAAATGTAGTAGAGCGCACATTTGGCGTTTGGAAAGCAAGATGGTCTATTTGGAGAGACATGCCATATTATCACATTGACACACAAAGGGATATCGTACTTGGTACTATGGCCATTTACAATTATATTAGAAAGAAATGCAATATGGATGATGCATTCCAAACAGTCGAGAATGAGAGTTATATTCCATCGGTTGATTCTAATTATATTGGCACAACTTCAAGAGCTAACAATGTAGATGTCGAAGATGTAGGAGAACAAAATAATGTCTATTGGATGGGGTTTCGTGATATGATTGTTAGTGACATTTCTAATGCTTGAtgcttgtattatatgaatattttcCACTTATTGTATTTATAGTGGAGTGATTTCagttcaaaataaaagatacCAAAGAAACCACATTACTCCAACAAACTTCATTAGAAAGTATGAATGGGacatgtatttataaaaaatatagtgGAGTGGTTTCGATTGGAAACAAAAGATACTAAAGCAACCACATTACTCCAACAAACTTCATTAGAAAGCGTAAATGAGacatgtatttataaaaaaattaactta
This Solanum dulcamara chromosome 8, daSolDulc1.2, whole genome shotgun sequence DNA region includes the following protein-coding sequences:
- the LOC129899835 gene encoding uncharacterized protein LOC129899835, whose product is MAPYKGNNVRYHLAEFRHGATRQLRELRGCIEKFNYLHSSCRNVVERTFGVWKARWSIWRDMPYYHIDTQRDIVLGTMAIYNYIRKKCNMDDAFQTVENESYIPSVDSNYIGTTSRANNVDVEDVGEQNNVYWMGFRDMIVSDISNA